From Streptomyces asiaticus, one genomic window encodes:
- the ssuE gene encoding NADPH-dependent FMN reductase, producing the protein MATVLSLSGSPSATSRTARLLRHLDARLTAQGHHVIPLDVRTLPAAALLGADFSHPAIVRAKALVEQADGLVVGTPVYKAAYSGLLKSLLDLLPQYALAGKTVLPLATGGTTAHVLAIDYALRPVLSSMGAAHIVQGWFTLDKDITVEPDGGVSVAAGAAEALEQVVDQFSAALGHTTVLAAAS; encoded by the coding sequence ATGGCCACCGTCCTGTCCCTCTCCGGCTCCCCCTCCGCCACCTCCCGCACCGCCCGGCTGCTGCGCCATCTGGACGCCCGGCTCACCGCCCAGGGCCATCATGTGATCCCACTCGACGTCCGCACCCTGCCCGCCGCCGCGCTGCTCGGCGCGGACTTCTCGCATCCGGCCATCGTCCGGGCCAAGGCGCTGGTCGAGCAGGCGGACGGGCTCGTGGTGGGGACGCCGGTCTACAAGGCCGCCTACTCCGGGCTGCTGAAGTCCCTGCTGGACCTGTTGCCGCAGTACGCGCTCGCGGGCAAGACCGTGCTGCCGCTGGCCACCGGTGGCACCACCGCCCATGTCCTGGCCATCGACTACGCATTGCGGCCGGTGCTGTCCTCCATGGGCGCGGCCCATATCGTCCAGGGCTGGTTCACCCTGGACAAGGACATCACGGTCGAGCCGGACGGCGGGGTGAGCGTGGCGGCGGGGGCCGCCGAAGCGCTGGAGCAGGTCGTCGACCAGTTCTCGGCGGCGCTCGGCCACACCACCGTACTGGCCGCGGCGAGCTGA
- a CDS encoding SfnB family sulfur acquisition oxidoreductase, with protein sequence MSSLPEPAHVIADDTEALKVAAALAEEFRTGAAERDARRRLPRAELDRLSASGLPAITVPAEYGGADVSAVTLAEVFRLLAAADASLAQIPQSHFVYINVLRRQGTQAQQAFFFGEVLAGKRFGNAQSEAGTRHIQDIRTRLAPAADGSYTLTGVKHYSTGALFADWIPVLARAEDDDLHVAYVPRDAPGLTVVDDWDGMGQRTTASGTVRLEAVPVPADRVVPHHLTFRGPQLHGAVAQLLHAAIDAGIASGALAEAVAFVRTKSRPWFESGFETAAEDPLLIQRFGELALQVRGAEALLSAAARAVDTARGHLDEDTAAEASIAVAAAKVAAATAAVETGSSLFEVSGTRSALDALGLHRHWRDARTHTLHDPARWKVQHIGRYVLNGTKPPRHGLL encoded by the coding sequence GTGTCGTCCCTGCCCGAGCCCGCCCATGTCATCGCCGATGACACCGAGGCGCTGAAGGTGGCCGCGGCGCTGGCCGAGGAGTTCCGTACCGGCGCCGCCGAGCGCGACGCACGGCGCCGGCTGCCGCGTGCCGAACTGGACCGGCTGTCCGCGTCCGGGCTGCCGGCGATCACCGTCCCCGCGGAGTACGGCGGGGCGGACGTGTCGGCCGTGACCCTCGCCGAGGTGTTCCGGCTGCTCGCCGCCGCCGACGCCAGCCTCGCCCAGATCCCGCAGAGCCACTTCGTGTACATCAATGTGCTGCGCCGTCAGGGCACGCAGGCGCAGCAGGCGTTCTTCTTCGGCGAGGTGCTGGCGGGGAAGCGGTTCGGCAACGCCCAGTCGGAGGCGGGCACCCGCCACATCCAGGACATCCGCACCCGCCTCGCCCCGGCCGCCGACGGCTCGTACACCCTGACCGGTGTCAAGCACTACTCCACCGGCGCGCTGTTCGCCGACTGGATCCCGGTGCTGGCCCGCGCGGAGGACGACGACCTGCACGTGGCCTATGTGCCACGGGACGCGCCCGGTCTGACCGTCGTGGACGACTGGGACGGCATGGGCCAGCGCACGACCGCGAGCGGCACCGTCCGGCTGGAGGCCGTGCCCGTCCCAGCCGACCGGGTCGTACCGCACCATCTCACCTTTCGCGGGCCCCAACTGCACGGCGCGGTAGCGCAGTTGCTGCACGCGGCCATCGACGCCGGGATCGCCTCGGGGGCACTGGCGGAGGCGGTGGCCTTCGTCCGCACCAAGAGCCGCCCCTGGTTCGAGAGCGGCTTCGAGACCGCCGCCGAGGATCCGCTGCTCATCCAGCGCTTCGGCGAGCTGGCCCTCCAGGTCCGGGGCGCCGAGGCCCTGCTGTCCGCCGCCGCCCGGGCCGTGGACACCGCCCGTGGCCACCTCGACGAGGACACCGCCGCCGAGGCGTCGATCGCGGTGGCCGCGGCCAAGGTGGCGGCGGCCACCGCGGCCGTGGAGACGGGCAGTTCGCTGTTCGAGGTGTCCGGCACCCGCTCGGCCCTGGACGCTCTGGGCCTGCACCGCCACTGGCGGGACGCCCGTACCCACACCCTGCACGACCCGGCCCGCTGGAAGGTCCAGCACATCGGCCGCTATGTGCTGAACGGCACGAAACCGCCCCGCCACGGCCTTCTGTAG
- a CDS encoding LLM class flavin-dependent oxidoreductase, protein MSLTFHWFLPTNGDSRHVVGGGHGTPVTSAGGDRPPSVGYLSQIARAAEHLGFAGALTPTGAWCEDAWLTTAMVSQHTERLKFLVAFRPGFLSPTFAAQMASTYQRQTGGRLMLNVVTGGESQEQRGYGDFLDKEARYARTGEFLGIVRDLWDGKTVDHTGEHLHVEGAKLARFPDPIPQVYFGGSSPAAGQVAARHSDVYLTWGEPPAQVAKKIAWIRSLAAEQGRTIRFGIRLHVITRDTAEQAWAEARRLLDGFDPETVRSIQAGLGRSESEGQQRMLALHGGSLDNLEIYPNLWAGVGLVRGGAGTALVGSHAEVAERITEYHRLGIDEFILSGYPHLEEAYWFGEGVLPLLRRQGLWSHPFQPAAPEQPTVQVPFAAAGSS, encoded by the coding sequence ATGTCCCTCACCTTCCACTGGTTCCTGCCCACCAACGGCGACAGCCGCCATGTCGTCGGCGGTGGCCATGGCACCCCCGTCACCTCGGCCGGAGGGGACCGTCCGCCATCCGTCGGCTATCTCTCCCAGATCGCCCGCGCCGCCGAACACCTCGGCTTCGCCGGTGCGCTGACCCCGACCGGCGCCTGGTGCGAGGACGCCTGGCTGACCACCGCGATGGTCAGCCAGCACACCGAGCGGCTGAAGTTCCTGGTGGCGTTCCGCCCCGGCTTTCTCTCGCCCACCTTCGCCGCCCAGATGGCCTCCACCTACCAGCGGCAGACCGGCGGACGGCTGATGCTCAACGTGGTCACCGGCGGCGAGAGCCAGGAGCAGCGCGGCTACGGCGACTTCCTCGACAAGGAGGCCCGCTACGCCCGCACCGGCGAGTTCCTGGGCATCGTCCGCGACCTGTGGGACGGCAAGACCGTCGACCACACCGGCGAACACCTCCATGTCGAGGGCGCCAAGCTGGCCCGGTTCCCCGACCCGATCCCCCAGGTCTACTTCGGCGGCTCGTCCCCCGCCGCCGGTCAGGTCGCCGCCCGCCACTCCGATGTCTACCTCACCTGGGGCGAGCCGCCCGCCCAGGTCGCGAAGAAGATCGCCTGGATCCGCTCCCTCGCCGCCGAGCAGGGCCGTACGATCCGCTTCGGCATCCGGCTGCACGTCATCACCCGCGACACCGCCGAGCAGGCGTGGGCCGAGGCACGCCGACTGCTCGACGGCTTCGACCCGGAGACCGTGCGCTCCATCCAGGCCGGCCTCGGCCGCAGCGAGTCCGAGGGCCAGCAGCGCATGCTCGCCCTGCACGGCGGCAGCCTGGACAACCTCGAGATCTACCCCAACCTCTGGGCCGGTGTCGGCCTGGTCCGCGGCGGCGCGGGCACGGCGCTGGTGGGCAGCCACGCCGAGGTCGCCGAGCGGATCACCGAGTACCACCGCCTCGGCATCGACGAGTTCATCCTGTCCGGCTATCCGCACCTGGAGGAGGCGTACTGGTTCGGCGAGGGCGTCCTGCCCCTGCTGCGACGGCAGGGCCTGTGGTCCCACCCCTTCCAGCCCGCCGCCCCCGAACAGCCCACCGTGCAGGTCCCCTTCGCGGCTGCCGGGAGCTCCTGA
- a CDS encoding DUF397 domain-containing protein — translation MSRAELTWFKSSYSGSQGDDCVEVAVTEGAVHVRDSKDTARPGLAVSRDGWARFVRFAAHG, via the coding sequence ATGAGTAGGGCGGAACTCACCTGGTTCAAGTCCAGCTACAGCGGCAGTCAAGGAGACGACTGCGTGGAGGTCGCCGTCACCGAAGGAGCCGTCCACGTACGGGACTCCAAGGACACGGCGCGCCCCGGTCTCGCCGTCAGCCGTGACGGCTGGGCGCGGTTCGTCCGGTTCGCCGCACACGGCTGA
- a CDS encoding helix-turn-helix domain-containing protein: MTTDNTCVAGDGDGEREPDPSDSLRTFGAVVQALREHAGLTRAQFGELVRFSKHTVASVELGRRMPDESFVERAEEVLGNTGALRKAARFLARGEPGLAAWFRRWARLERVAVSLCTYECRLVPGLLQSEDYARAVFDGTIPLLTDEQLEAQLVARTERQKMLHERPHVPFSFIVEEAVFRRGFGDREQRRRLFDHVLERSALRNVKLQVVPLEAELHACLDGPVRLLETLEGRRYAYSEGQQNGRLIADSIEVRLLHQRYDTLRSQALTPQDSRGLLERLRGDL, translated from the coding sequence ATGACGACCGACAACACCTGTGTGGCCGGGGACGGTGACGGGGAACGGGAGCCCGACCCCTCCGACAGTCTGCGGACCTTCGGGGCCGTGGTCCAGGCCCTCCGCGAACACGCGGGCCTCACCCGGGCTCAGTTCGGGGAGCTGGTCCGGTTCTCGAAGCACACCGTGGCATCGGTGGAGCTGGGGCGGCGCATGCCGGACGAGTCGTTCGTGGAGCGGGCGGAGGAGGTCCTGGGCAACACGGGAGCGCTGCGGAAGGCGGCCCGATTCCTCGCGCGGGGTGAGCCGGGGCTGGCGGCGTGGTTCCGGCGGTGGGCACGGCTGGAGCGGGTGGCGGTGAGCCTGTGCACGTACGAGTGTCGGTTGGTGCCGGGGTTGTTGCAGTCGGAGGACTACGCGCGGGCGGTGTTCGATGGCACCATCCCTCTGCTGACGGATGAGCAGTTGGAGGCCCAGCTCGTGGCGCGGACCGAGCGGCAGAAGATGCTGCACGAGCGGCCGCACGTCCCGTTCAGCTTCATCGTGGAGGAGGCCGTCTTCCGGCGCGGGTTCGGCGACAGAGAGCAGAGGCGGCGCTTGTTCGACCACGTGCTGGAGCGCAGCGCGCTGCGTAACGTGAAGCTGCAAGTCGTCCCCCTCGAAGCTGAGTTGCACGCGTGCCTGGACGGACCTGTTCGGCTGCTGGAAACACTGGAAGGGCGGCGCTATGCCTACTCGGAGGGTCAGCAGAACGGACGGCTGATTGCCGACTCGATAGAGGTACGCCTCCTCCACCAGCGCTATGACACACTGCGCTCGCAGGCCCTGACACCCCAAGACTCCCGTGGCCTGCTGGAGCGACTGCGAGGAGACCTATGA
- a CDS encoding ATP-binding protein has protein sequence MNASTPQIPATSWAFTQRLSSTRRGARLARLLAVEQLRAWPVSPAVADRAVAIIAELSANAALHGRVPGRDFRLGLALDGATETLRIEVTDTRSERQPTLQPPPPPDRETGRGLLLVDALADRWGTEPHHPVGKTVWAELDSRTG, from the coding sequence ATGAACGCAAGCACGCCCCAAATCCCCGCCACGAGCTGGGCCTTTACCCAACGCCTGTCCTCCACGCGGCGCGGGGCCCGGCTGGCCCGGCTGCTCGCCGTGGAGCAGCTCCGCGCCTGGCCCGTGTCACCCGCCGTCGCCGACCGCGCCGTGGCGATCATCGCCGAGCTGAGCGCCAACGCGGCGCTGCACGGGCGCGTGCCGGGCCGGGACTTCCGGCTCGGTCTCGCCCTCGACGGCGCCACGGAAACCCTCCGTATCGAGGTCACCGACACCCGGAGCGAGCGGCAGCCCACCCTCCAGCCGCCCCCTCCCCCGGACCGTGAAACCGGGCGCGGCCTGCTGCTGGTGGACGCGCTCGCCGACCGCTGGGGCACCGAGCCGCACCATCCGGTGGGCAAGACGGTGTGGGCGGAGCTGGATTCCCGCACCGGCTGA
- a CDS encoding glycosyl hydrolase family 95 catalytic domain-containing protein, which translates to MIGTAAAVGAGGWLAGSGTAWAAPQASGGAAALPERMARAAAPRWRRLPGDWKDGPFLANGLLGAVVYQGATPNSVKVMLSHSQVQDQRPQWRAPYGYSRLPIGHFDLTLAGEVTGVDWTLDLWDAELRGTVTTTRGSVRFTMLVHNARTALLIFTRPSAGEESAAWSFTWMPAVSPRTKDKPADYTGNPDPRTGSAGDTHYVEQPLIAGGGWTTAWRERRVGTGRLLAAHIVYRHPGDLSRTTELAVAEVARTLAEDPDDLVRSHRAWWHRYYQRSLLSVPDKRLQHFYWIQLYKAACATRADGPSMSEWGPWYPETGGSWTAVWWNLNVQIATWLIQGSNHLELDSVTSTFRDFEKNLPLSVPPEYQDGDTYALAHPSDWLLRPGAKTVGIPGTSTKTDNNGNLIWAMHNIWLSYRHTMDIRIVRDVLYPILAKAVNFYDHFLYEGGDGKLHLPLTRSPEWADAEDCTYDLSLLRWGCATLLDCLRILRTDHPRARRWREILDRLVAYPRDATGIMIGAGKPLTESHRHFSHMLWLYPLHELDWDRPADRDIMRTTFDHWVKDRSLWAGYSYAVASSMASRMERPEEALDHLTFLIGGNKVNNAWITPNTMYVEGGNLATESPLTAAQSVLEMAVQSHNGVVRVFPSVSRRWPDLSVQSLRTQGAFLVDADRSAGSTRWVRVHSEAGAPLVLHHGIPGPIDVRDHRGRPLHYRTTGPGRIEIPLARDETALITPRGHRPDPAPRDVPAVGDAKPWGLPD; encoded by the coding sequence GTGATCGGCACCGCGGCCGCGGTCGGCGCCGGGGGCTGGCTGGCCGGATCCGGCACCGCCTGGGCCGCGCCCCAGGCGTCCGGCGGAGCGGCGGCCCTGCCCGAGCGGATGGCCAGGGCCGCCGCCCCGCGGTGGCGGCGGCTGCCCGGCGACTGGAAGGACGGACCCTTCCTGGCCAACGGCCTGCTCGGCGCGGTGGTGTACCAGGGCGCCACGCCCAACTCCGTGAAAGTCATGCTCAGCCACAGCCAGGTGCAGGACCAGCGGCCCCAGTGGCGCGCCCCGTACGGCTACTCACGGCTGCCCATCGGCCACTTCGACCTCACCCTCGCCGGAGAGGTGACCGGGGTCGACTGGACCCTCGACCTGTGGGACGCCGAGCTGCGCGGCACGGTCACCACCACCCGGGGCAGCGTCCGCTTCACCATGCTGGTGCACAACGCCCGTACCGCGCTGCTGATCTTCACCCGGCCCAGCGCGGGGGAGGAGAGCGCGGCCTGGTCGTTCACATGGATGCCCGCGGTCTCCCCCCGGACCAAGGACAAGCCCGCCGACTACACCGGCAACCCCGACCCCCGCACCGGCTCCGCCGGCGACACCCACTATGTGGAGCAGCCGCTGATCGCGGGCGGCGGCTGGACCACCGCCTGGCGCGAACGGCGGGTGGGCACCGGCAGACTGCTGGCCGCCCACATCGTCTACCGCCACCCCGGCGACCTCTCGCGCACCACGGAACTCGCCGTCGCCGAGGTGGCCCGCACCTTGGCCGAGGACCCGGACGACCTGGTGCGCTCACACCGCGCCTGGTGGCACCGCTACTACCAGCGCAGCCTGCTCTCCGTACCCGACAAGCGCCTTCAGCACTTCTACTGGATCCAGCTCTACAAGGCGGCCTGCGCCACCCGCGCCGACGGGCCCTCGATGTCCGAATGGGGGCCGTGGTACCCGGAGACCGGCGGCAGCTGGACCGCGGTGTGGTGGAACCTCAACGTGCAGATCGCCACCTGGCTGATCCAGGGCTCCAACCACCTCGAACTCGACTCCGTGACCTCCACCTTCCGGGACTTCGAGAAGAACCTGCCGCTGTCCGTCCCCCCGGAGTACCAGGACGGGGACACCTACGCCCTCGCCCACCCCTCCGATTGGCTGCTGCGCCCCGGCGCCAAGACCGTCGGCATCCCCGGCACCTCCACCAAGACCGACAACAACGGCAATCTCATCTGGGCCATGCACAACATCTGGCTCAGCTACCGCCACACCATGGACATCCGCATCGTGCGCGACGTCCTCTACCCGATCCTCGCCAAGGCGGTGAACTTCTACGACCACTTCCTGTACGAGGGCGGCGACGGGAAGCTGCATCTGCCGCTGACCCGCTCACCGGAGTGGGCGGACGCCGAGGACTGCACCTACGACCTCTCCCTGCTCCGCTGGGGCTGCGCCACCCTCCTGGACTGCCTGCGCATCCTGCGCACCGACCACCCCCGCGCCCGGCGCTGGCGCGAGATCCTGGACCGCCTGGTGGCCTACCCCCGCGATGCCACCGGGATCATGATCGGCGCGGGCAAGCCGCTGACCGAGTCCCACCGCCACTTCTCCCATATGCTCTGGCTCTACCCGCTGCACGAGCTGGACTGGGACCGCCCGGCCGACCGGGACATCATGCGCACCACCTTCGACCACTGGGTCAAGGACCGTAGCCTGTGGGCCGGTTACAGCTACGCGGTGGCCTCCTCCATGGCATCGCGCATGGAACGGCCCGAGGAGGCGCTGGACCACCTCACCTTCCTCATCGGCGGCAACAAGGTGAACAACGCCTGGATCACCCCGAACACCATGTACGTCGAGGGCGGCAACCTCGCCACCGAGAGCCCCCTGACGGCGGCCCAGTCGGTGCTGGAGATGGCCGTCCAGAGCCACAACGGCGTGGTGCGGGTCTTCCCGTCCGTCTCCCGCCGCTGGCCCGACCTCTCGGTCCAGTCCCTGCGCACCCAGGGCGCCTTCCTCGTGGACGCCGACCGCTCGGCCGGGAGCACCCGCTGGGTCCGCGTCCACAGCGAGGCCGGTGCCCCCCTCGTCCTCCACCACGGCATCCCCGGCCCGATCGACGTCCGCGACCACCGGGGGCGCCCCCTCCACTACCGCACCACCGGCCCCGGCCGTATCGAGATCCCCCTCGCCCGCGACGAGACGGCCCTCATCACCCCCCGGGGCCACCGCCCGGACCCGGCCCCGCGCGATGTCCCCGCCGTCGGCGACGCCAAGCCGTGGGGCCTGCCGGACTGA
- a CDS encoding gas vesicle protein K produces the protein MTNAPDECPANAPTKGNPRMSAPSGAAAQRLRTDADTVERDLAKLVLTVVELLRQLMERQALHRIDKGDLTEEQEERVGMTLMILQQRMEEMCDRHGLRMADLNLDLGPLGTLLSPAGSPAAPPSR, from the coding sequence CTGACGAATGCCCCTGACGAGTGCCCTGCGAACGCCCCGACGAAAGGAAACCCGCGCATGTCAGCCCCCTCCGGCGCCGCCGCCCAGCGGCTGCGCACCGACGCGGACACGGTCGAACGCGATCTGGCCAAGCTGGTGCTGACCGTGGTCGAGCTGCTGCGTCAGCTGATGGAGCGCCAGGCGCTCCACCGCATCGACAAGGGCGATCTGACGGAGGAGCAGGAGGAGCGCGTCGGCATGACGCTGATGATCCTCCAGCAGCGCATGGAGGAGATGTGCGACCGTCACGGCCTGCGGATGGCGGATCTCAACCTCGACCTCGGCCCGCTCGGCACCCTGCTCTCCCCGGCCGGCTCCCCGGCGGCCCCGCCCTCCCGGTGA
- a CDS encoding gas vesicle protein, with amino-acid sequence MSGALDEEDARALAGREVALIDLLDRLLQGGVVLAGDLVLSIADVDLVRIDLRAVIAPVDAEHPAPLLP; translated from the coding sequence ATGAGCGGCGCGCTGGACGAGGAGGACGCACGGGCGCTCGCGGGCCGCGAGGTCGCCCTGATCGACCTGCTGGACCGGCTGCTCCAGGGCGGGGTCGTGCTCGCCGGGGACCTCGTCCTGTCCATCGCGGACGTCGATCTCGTACGGATCGACCTGCGCGCGGTCATCGCTCCGGTCGACGCCGAACACCCGGCCCCGCTGCTGCCCTGA
- a CDS encoding GvpL/GvpF family gas vesicle protein, which yields MTESAWRQHMVYAYAVLRPTPEAAQAVATLRGVADEQVGLVETDDLAAAVGPVPAEEFEEGALRAGLEELPRLEALARGHHGVVAGLASLGAVLPLRLATVYRDEDRVRRVLQERRDQFLPLLERLAGHVEWGVKVYTDPTDSLAGDAAGAAEPTGGETAGGEGFLSPGRAYLAARRRRRRGAEEAWQTAARTAARIAEEAGGLAVGRVAHRPQRGELAQVGGGGTAGGGKPGGENIANDAYLVPADRAEEFRARILAAAEGQPGVRVEVTGPWAPYSFALPPEPEPAARPEPV from the coding sequence TTGACCGAGAGCGCATGGCGACAGCACATGGTGTACGCCTACGCGGTGCTGCGCCCCACCCCGGAGGCCGCGCAGGCGGTGGCCACGCTGCGCGGGGTGGCGGACGAGCAGGTGGGGCTCGTGGAGACGGACGACCTGGCCGCGGCCGTGGGCCCGGTCCCGGCCGAGGAGTTCGAGGAGGGCGCGCTGCGGGCGGGCCTGGAGGAGCTGCCCCGGCTGGAGGCGCTGGCCCGCGGCCACCACGGGGTGGTGGCGGGGCTGGCCTCGCTGGGCGCCGTACTGCCGCTGCGGCTGGCCACCGTCTACCGGGACGAGGACCGGGTGCGGCGGGTCCTCCAGGAGCGTCGCGACCAGTTCCTGCCGCTGCTGGAACGGCTCGCCGGGCATGTCGAATGGGGCGTCAAGGTCTACACCGATCCCACGGACTCCCTGGCGGGGGACGCGGCGGGGGCCGCCGAGCCCACGGGTGGGGAGACCGCGGGTGGGGAGGGGTTCCTCAGTCCGGGCCGGGCCTATCTCGCCGCCCGCCGTCGGCGCCGGCGCGGCGCCGAGGAAGCCTGGCAGACGGCGGCACGGACGGCCGCGCGCATCGCCGAGGAGGCCGGGGGCCTGGCGGTGGGCAGGGTCGCCCATCGGCCGCAGCGCGGCGAACTCGCCCAGGTGGGCGGTGGCGGGACGGCCGGTGGCGGGAAGCCCGGTGGCGAGAACATCGCCAACGACGCGTATCTGGTGCCCGCCGACCGCGCCGAGGAGTTCCGCGCCCGCATCCTGGCCGCCGCCGAGGGGCAGCCCGGGGTACGCGTCGAGGTGACCGGCCCCTGGGCGCCGTACTCCTTCGCCCTTCCGCCCGAGCCCGAACCGGCGGCCCGGCCGGAGCCGGTATGA
- a CDS encoding gas vesicle protein: MTTTEPVAGRLGSPRLPTTPYGQGAEPAPSLADILERVLDKGVVIAGDIRINLLDIELLTIKLRLLVASVDKAKEMGIDWWEHDPSLSSRARTRAVPDDDAERSLTEENARLRAEIAALRTRAEDRSVDG; the protein is encoded by the coding sequence GTGACGACGACAGAACCGGTGGCGGGCAGGTTGGGCTCGCCACGCCTGCCCACCACCCCGTACGGCCAGGGCGCCGAGCCCGCCCCGTCGCTCGCCGACATCCTGGAGCGGGTGCTGGACAAGGGCGTGGTGATCGCGGGCGACATCCGCATCAACCTGCTGGACATCGAGCTGCTCACCATCAAGCTCCGGCTGCTCGTCGCCTCCGTCGACAAGGCGAAGGAGATGGGCATCGACTGGTGGGAGCACGATCCGTCGCTGTCCTCCCGCGCCCGCACCCGGGCCGTACCGGACGACGACGCGGAGCGGTCCCTCACCGAGGAGAACGCCCGGCTGCGCGCCGAGATCGCGGCGCTGCGGACACGGGCCGAGGACAGGAGCGTGGACGGTTGA
- a CDS encoding gas vesicle protein GvpG: protein MGLLTGLLTFPLAPVRVTVWAAEQMAAAAEREYYDPAPVRRALAELEQDLLAGRIDEDAYDRREDELLDRLAQLERRERPDERRRAP, encoded by the coding sequence ATGGGACTGCTGACCGGACTGCTCACCTTTCCGCTGGCGCCGGTGCGCGTCACCGTCTGGGCCGCCGAGCAGATGGCCGCGGCCGCCGAGCGCGAGTACTACGACCCGGCGCCGGTCCGGCGCGCCCTCGCCGAACTGGAACAGGACCTGCTGGCCGGGCGGATCGACGAGGACGCGTACGACCGCCGCGAGGACGAGTTGCTCGACCGGCTGGCACAGCTGGAACGCCGGGAACGGCCGGACGAGCGGAGACGAGCCCCGTGA
- a CDS encoding GvpL/GvpF family gas vesicle protein: MSTPSQSQSPSQSASQPPSPTPSLYIYAITGSDHPLRLAGLRAVGGGSGDALRAVTGGPLACVVSPAPPDLRPKRRDLAAHQEVQERLMADGAVLPMRFGMLAPDDAAVTAALDGKRAEYVRRLEELHATAEFNLKAARSQEDLLREVLTESDDARRLNERTRDGGGTYADRVALGELVAHQLDARQRLLADQVVGRLSEMARGKVMASPAGEDFLNASFLVERGRAEEFSQAARQLAQGYGEGYDFRLRGPLPPYSFVA, translated from the coding sequence ATGTCGACCCCGTCCCAGTCCCAGTCTCCTTCTCAGTCCGCGTCCCAGCCCCCGTCCCCGACCCCGTCCCTCTACATCTACGCGATCACCGGGTCCGACCATCCGCTGCGGCTGGCGGGACTGCGCGCCGTGGGCGGCGGGTCCGGCGACGCACTGCGCGCGGTCACCGGCGGGCCGTTGGCCTGCGTGGTGAGCCCGGCGCCGCCGGACCTGCGTCCCAAGCGCCGTGATCTCGCCGCCCACCAGGAGGTCCAGGAGCGGCTGATGGCGGACGGCGCGGTGCTGCCGATGCGGTTCGGCATGCTGGCGCCCGACGACGCCGCGGTGACGGCGGCGCTGGACGGCAAGCGCGCCGAATACGTCCGCAGACTCGAGGAGCTGCACGCCACGGCGGAGTTCAACCTGAAGGCGGCCCGCTCGCAGGAGGACCTGCTGCGGGAGGTGCTCACCGAGTCCGACGACGCCCGGCGCCTCAACGAACGCACCCGCGACGGCGGCGGCACCTACGCGGACCGAGTGGCCCTCGGCGAGCTGGTGGCACATCAACTGGACGCGCGGCAGCGGCTGCTGGCCGACCAGGTCGTCGGGCGGCTGTCCGAGATGGCCCGCGGCAAGGTGATGGCCTCCCCGGCCGGGGAGGACTTCCTCAACGCCTCGTTCCTGGTGGAGCGGGGGCGCGCCGAGGAGTTCTCCCAGGCCGCGCGGCAGCTCGCGCAGGGCTACGGAGAGGGCTACGACTTCCGGCTGCGCGGCCCCTTGCCGCCGTACAGCTTCGTGGCCTGA
- the gvpJ gene encoding gas vesicle protein GvpJ — translation MTVMTQTGGLPATAATGSGTGSLFDILELILDRGLVIDVFIRVSLVGIEILKIDIRIVIASVDTYLRFAEACNRLDLESGRKAPDKLSDIVGNIVEGGARGKTEGAISGALGAIGDVFDRDRDDEDR, via the coding sequence GTGACCGTGATGACGCAGACCGGCGGGCTGCCTGCCACCGCAGCGACCGGTTCAGGGACCGGAAGCCTCTTCGACATCCTCGAACTCATCCTGGACCGTGGCCTCGTCATCGACGTGTTCATCCGGGTCTCCCTCGTCGGCATCGAGATCTTGAAGATCGACATCCGGATCGTGATCGCCAGCGTGGACACATATCTGCGCTTCGCCGAGGCGTGCAACCGCCTCGACCTGGAATCGGGCCGCAAGGCCCCGGACAAGCTCAGCGACATCGTCGGCAACATCGTCGAGGGCGGCGCCCGGGGCAAGACCGAGGGGGCGATCAGCGGTGCCCTCGGTGCCATCGGCGATGTCTTCGACCGCGACCGCGACGACGAGGACAGGTGA
- a CDS encoding gas vesicle protein: MTSTEPDTPPTGTPENTERPPRVPVAQAMRGAARQLGELLGTAPEAVSAMQPTPDGWVADVEVVELERVPETMTIMATYRVTLDSQGQLLGYERQHRYARGQLDRGR, encoded by the coding sequence ATGACGAGCACTGAGCCGGACACACCGCCCACAGGCACTCCCGAGAACACCGAGCGGCCGCCCCGCGTCCCCGTGGCGCAGGCCATGCGGGGCGCCGCCCGGCAGTTGGGGGAGTTGCTGGGCACCGCGCCGGAGGCGGTTTCCGCGATGCAGCCGACGCCGGACGGCTGGGTGGCCGATGTGGAGGTCGTGGAGCTGGAGCGGGTGCCCGAGACCATGACCATCATGGCCACCTACCGTGTGACCCTCGACTCACAAGGGCAGCTCCTCGGCTACGAGCGGCAACACCGCTACGCCCGCGGTCAGCTCGACCGCGGACGTTAG